Genomic DNA from Anguilla anguilla isolate fAngAng1 chromosome 17, fAngAng1.pri, whole genome shotgun sequence:
CGAGACATGTAGAAGACAGATTGACGATATTTATGAAGTAGGCCTACAAGCGAACCGTCAGACCAGTAGCGGTAGTGTATGACGACGCCTATGTAGACTAGATTCGGCGATCTTGCTCAGGAATCTAACAATACAGCGCAAAATGGATCTAGTCCTTCTgaaacaattttatattttccaaaGGTTAAAAGTTACATCGTGATATTTTCCCATAACAATTGTAAATTATGTTCACATAGTTATTCCATGACCCTTCAACAACGAAAAGTTCAAAAAGCAGCAAACATTCTGAATTATTACTGATATTTAGCTTAGCTTTTACCCAGTGTTAAacgaataaacaaaaaaatctgtcaaCCTTACCTTTCGCGTGATGTTATGCACATATGGACACGTGTTACATGCGAATCTATAACATTTTTGTCCCTCCTCCACAATCAACACATTCCCGCATGTCGGACAGAACAGCAGCATTTTCCACTTAACACGTGTATGTTGAAAATATCTAATAAATATTTACGGTGACTGAGTAGTTATGTATAACAATTAGAATCAGACGGTATCTCAAAACTTCCGACGTTTCTTCATCGCAAGATTGAGCGCGTGTTGCAGTTTTCTACGTCCGGTGGGccacagaaattaaaaatgccACCACACCTCTtagattaaaaacaataatttgtcCAGTTAACTATGTCTTAAATTTGTGTTAATCCTGTTATACTGATATTGATAAATGACGttatttcagaaagaaaaacgCTGAAACGTTTGTACTTAACTTACTGTTTCTAGAGGGACATTTTTTGACACGTACAGTTACGGAATATTTAGCTTCCGGTGCATTTCATGGAATTTCAACAGCTCTGTGAAGCTAATTTCAGACGTAAATCACATGTTGAGTGAGAAGCAAAATAATGTGTAAGTACTGGCTCAGAAAGTAAATTCTGAGATTTTCCATCTCTGTGCTAATGTTAGGTGTCTCGTTTAGGTTAGTCGACTAGTGTGAATCCGTCAGGTGTTGATCATTAAGTTAGCCTTCAGCTTCTTTTCAGACAGATGACTGAGGTGGAACAGACAGAGTTCCCAAATTCCAATGCGGGGTTGTCAGTCAAGGAAGTGGTCCAAGAAAGTGAAGATGATGAGAAAATACGGGTGGACGACAAGGAGCTAgtagatgaagaggaggaggaggaagaggaagatgaagaagCACTACCCCATTCCGAATTTCTGGACATCTTCGAGGAGGGACTTGCTCGGATCGTGCAAGACCCATTACTCTGTGATCTCCCAATTCAGGTTCACTAAAAACATCTTTCATCTTCTCATTTTGGCGTTATATGTAGCCAAAATTATGTTGTGTAACAAATACTAGGGAGTTGCCATATTAATTTGGACAAAATGATCCCATGACATCTCAGATGTATATCCTTCCCAATATCCTTCCTCTAAAGCAAGTTTGAGACTGATTTCAGGGAAATATGAGATGTCAAGAGAATTTTGTGTCCAAATTTGCATGTAATGTGAAGAAACTACAGGGGAAAACATTTCAACCTGCCAATCACATACAGCCTTGCAAGTCTGATCTAACTGTCTGACACATCCAGTGAAAAACGTGACATTTTTTCATAGAACATTTAATTTTTGCTGCAGATTGTGTTTACCTTTCGTATCCGTGTTTTACCTAGGTGACGTTGGAGGAGGTTAATTCACAGGTGGCTCTGGAATATGGCCAAGCTATGACCGTCCGTGTATGTAAGGCAGATGGAGAAGTCATGCGTGAGTATTTGTTCATGTAAGCGGGTGAAATCAGTAGAAGTTAGCATGCTATGAGAAATTATACAGGGCTGTGATTCCTGAGGCTTTTACTGAGTGATGAAAGGCACATTGTTTGCTGTTGTCTTTCTGtatttcagccattgttgtcgTTCAGAACGCCACAGTTCTGGACCTGAAGAAGGCCATCTGCCGCTTCATGGAGTTGAAACAGCAGCGGGAGGGTGGAGTCAAGCACATCAGCTGGTGAAGCACAAAAGCAGCAGCGCACACAACATGATAGAACTGTCTTTGACCCAAATAGTGTCAGACTATTCACCTCTTGCCAGTAGGGGTCGCTGTATAGCTTAATAGAGGCATTAAGGCATCTGTGGTATGCTGGTAAAGCTACCTcagttatactgtatgtaattttcacaattttattttttatggcctTATTTTGTCATAATCTTTATAATGATGACAGTATACACGTGAAAGTGAACAAAAACTCAGCCAGATTGTTGATGTTTTCGAAAATGGTCAACAGGGACAACGTGAATTTGTGAATTGTGTTATTCATGTTAGATAGCATCTGCTTAAAAGTATTAAAGTATTTTAGCTGCTTTGGTATGGCCTTGTTAAGGATTGGATACAATGAATaggaaattgtatttgtattatgcCATACAGATGTTTAGGACATTGGAAAATGACTAAATTCCAAACtgtgtatttatatttctggaacatgtgtgtttgtttgcccgATAGGAGATATGTATGGAGAACCTTTCATTTAGTGTTTGCGGGGGAAAAGTTGGAAGATgacaaaatgaaactgaaagagTAAGTAGTAAACAATGGCCAACTTTGCggttatgaaaatgtatttcatacaaatttaaaatatgtatcatGGCTGCTAGTTTAAACAATATGAGCTATAAATTGACAAGATCCTAATGGTTGTTCAGTTATGCTTAGAAGCAATTCTAAGATcaggccatttttaaaaatttgctaACTTGGAGAAAgtcctcctttctttctcatAAAGACAAGATTATACCAtcaattgtaaatatttatcaGCTGTATCATAAATATTGGATGTCATTTATTGAACAATTTTGATTGATGGAAATATATTCATGACCAATAAAATATATCTGTTACATGGTTGCTAGCTTTTGGATAATAGTATGGTTAGTTTGGAAATGGTATATGTtcaattatgaatatgaatgtaatGTGATTGCATTAAGCATTCACACTGAAGAATGTGGCTTTTTCAtagtaaatcattttttttggttgaatggCTGGTTATGTTCTGTCTTCTCTTCAAAAAATGTGATGATTATTTTCAGCTACGGGATACGGAACAGGGACGAAGTGACATTCATGAAGAAACTGCGGAAGAAGTGAGGGAGTAAGAACGGTAAGgcaagaaagaaaggaagggataaaagagaaagtgagggtAGAAGGGAGGTGATAATGGAGGAACTGTGGATGGAAGAGAGGTTAGGAAAGGAGGGAAGAGTTAAGGGGAAAAGGAAGGAAATAAGGGAGGTGAGGAGATAATGGATAAAGGAAAGGGATGAAGGAGGAAAGTAGGATGGAACAGAGGTGGGAGAGAAGGGTGGGGATAAAGGAAGTAGTTGCATTGGATTATGGGTAGTCAGACCTAGTTACCATTGCAATGACATTCCAGTCTGACTGTGAGTAGATTTAGGATGAAGTGCAGGCTGTCAGAACAttgcttcattattttaatgcataatgAAAGATTTCAGGTTTTATAGGCCGTTTTTAacatctttgttttatttttcctgcaaTAGGGAGCTGGCAATCACTGATTTGTTAGAACCCGTCAATGTTTTTGCTCTCCACATTAAGCAACAATGggtaatatttatatatatatacagtatataaaaacacatttaactaGATATAATGTATGATGAATTTGCTCTTCATACACTTTTAAATTTGCATATGGCAACATGGCATTCAAAGCAACTTTGCTGTGTTTGGAGGCCCTCTGTACGCTTCTGACCATGGCATGTAACACGTGCTTCCCTTTACTTCTGGGAACAATGCAAATCGGAGCAGTTTTTCCTGGAGACCTGGAGACACAGGGGCTTTGTGTATCAATATGATTGCATGCATTACAGGTTCCTTAAATGGAGGGTAACGATGAGACACCTGGGTTAGTGGTCCGTTATGCAAATTTGCGTTCTGCTTCCTTCCGTACTTGATAGTGCATTCTTCCAGGAATGTAGAATGATTGATGTAGAATGTACTTCATAGTATGCAAGAGCGCAACTACGCTTCATTCTCATTACATTTAGAATGCAGGTGATGATGTAATCACAAGCATTATGCTCCCTGTAAAAAATACTGTACTTGTATGTGTACTTCATAGGTTGCTGGCATCAAGTGCTTATAAACTGGGTTCTTCCAGCTACCAAGTAAAAGTTTCAAGTTTcaagtttcatttattaaagTTTGACAGGGCAGGGTACAGCAGCataaaaacacgttttttaaacagtgaatcCTGAAATGCATAACCGCGATCAATGTCGTAAGCAAAAAGCATAAAATTAAGAGCATGATCTCTAGAATAAATAggtcatttataaaacaatttaagGGCACGAGGAATAAAGGAAAGTTCATGTCTTTTGGTTCTGCTCGTGGGCGCTGTGAATTCCCTTCGCCGACGAAGCGAGTAGGTGGGTGTTGAGGCTGCAGGGGGGATGCGCTGTCCTTGAGTATGTTGGTGAGGGTGCGCAGGGTGGCCCCATCACGCCTTTCGCTCAGTGACGGAAGAGAAGAAGACGGCATGCCGACGATCCTGCAGCATGGTTTTTGTGCCCTCTCCCGCTCCTCGGGGAGGCCTTGGGCCGGCACACTCAGGGATTGGACAAATGAAAGGCGTGATGAGGCCACCTAAGATAGGTAGTTAGTCAGAATTCACCGAATCTATGGTATGCCCATTACACACAGTCTGTGTTATTTATTCTGAATTCTACAAGGATGTGGGTTACATGGCTTGGCTTTGAAACAGGTATATAAAGCTACGGGCctgtaatgtgtgaaatctTACTGCACGGTTTGCCATGTTTGTGTTCCAGATGGGTGAGGATGGGCCGGCTGACATGACATTGAGCCTTTAAACGTCTCTGACATCAAACCACACCCCTTAAATCTTCCATCATCCATCTCTAACGACGCCTACAGCAACCTTTTATATTTGTACAGAGCACAaaatttatgtctttttttgtcattaatttaTGTGACGCGggaaagtgtataaaaatgcagtccTTCTGTATGACTTATTTGTGTGCCATGTTTGTAATTCGATTTAATGAAGGAAGGGTCTGGTGTGAAAATAAAGGTGGATTTTGAAACACTGGCAGTGGTGTAATCAGCTGTTGATGATGTCGTGACAGCACAGAGGAGCGTGCCAGCGTTTCCTGGTGCGGTGGCAGACTAATAGggtcctctgtctgtctctgactctcccTCAGACACTAGAGTCTGCAGCGAGGTGAGTTCACTTCTGTTCCTTCGCAGGTGCCTGAATGGgaagagtgtgtgcgtgtgtgtacagtagcagTATGAGAGCTTGCAGTCCTGACGCGAGCTTCTGCAGAGAGGAGCTCAAGCTCAGGTCCTTTGCTGAATGAATTTCTTGTATTCTGTCATgatgtttttaacatttgtgtgtcctgtgtctgtCGTCTCTTAGAGGCGTAGACCATAGGCGACTGATTTCTGTTAAAGTTTGTGTAAAGCAAAACTTACAGTTTATAGTGTATGTCAAATACAGACTGTGGATAACCAGTGTCAGTTCAGTGTTGTATGTGAAGCAGAAATGGAGCAGGTTTGTAATGAATCACTAAAACCGACTGTAGATAACTGATTTCAGTTCAGTGTTGTGTTAAGCAGAGGCAGTAGAGGTTTATAGTGTACCTCTAGAACAGACTGTAGATAAACAATCTCTGattagttttgttttaatattttttgatggTTTTATAGGATACATAGATTCATTTACTGTTGCTTATGAAAAAATCCATCCAATTGTTGTAAAAACAAAGGTTCAGAGGAAGTAGTATAAGGAAATTAAAATAGCTGCACCTTCTCCGATGACAACTTGGGCATTCTGCTGaagtgaatatatatatatatatatataatgttttttgtttttttttaatttaaaattatttgtttgtatgtgtgtgtgtgtatatatgtatgtagtgagcaccataatgtttgagtcggacatattgtaatattgatttggctctgtaccaaTTCACATGTGGACGAAGTGCTCattctcagctttaattaaacatttatacattttggtttcaccatgtagaaattacagcactttttataaatagtccccccatttcagggtgtcataatatttgggacagaTGGCATCACTGTTGTTTCTGATTAGTCGGGTgcgttcaattgcttctttagtgcaggtataagagtttttattttagttttctaatttttatttgagcttgttgattgcctttggagtctgttattgacgtttgtcaacatgaggaccacagttgtgccaatgaaagtcaaggaagccatttttTTCTGGCCTGGAAAGGGAGTTTTGGGACTgtggaagaccactgtagtgtaTGGCCAaataatactttcaattgtgaagaacagatcaagaacattctccaggatgtaggcatagttgtgtcaaagactaccataaagagaagaatACACCAGCATATCTAGAGGGTTCACCAtaaaatgcaaaccactgataagcctcaACAAACGAACGGGCAGATTAGaaaagtacttttaaaaaactgagccctggaacaaagttttatggacagatgagatgagtatgtacctgtaccaaagtgatagaaagagaaagaaaataactgcCTATGATTCAGAGCAATGCAAGTAGTGCAATAGCTCGTACATGTATGGTTGCTACTGGAACAGGCTCAGTtctctttattgatgatgtgaccaTTGACGGCAGCAGCAAGACGAATTCTGAAGAGTACGAGTACATAAACATTGTGTCTGCTCAGATCCAGTCAAATACCTTGAAACTCACTGGATGGTGCTTCAACTTTCAGCAGCAACTGAACATGCATGTCaattgctgaagacaagaccgAAGGCAAAAATTTGGTAAAACAAActggaactgaagatggctacagtacaggcctggcagagcatcaccacgGAAGATACATCTGGTGATGTCTTGCAGATGGGTTGCGGACTTGAGTTTGCTGCCAagtaataaatatgacatttatttaagaTTACATTGATTTTCCAAATTACTtatggtcccctaaaatggagggactacatataaaaatggctgttttttatACATGGAtctaaatgccctcaaattagaGCTGtcaatctgcattttaaattaatattccttgttttatttcaaatcctaTGCGGTGGTGTTGTGCTGCTCATCTGCATTGAAAAGAGTTAGTTGAGGTGGTTCGAGTATCTGATAAGGACTCCTGTTGGGCGCCTCCCTTTGGAGGTGTTGTGGGCATGGCCCCCGGGGAGGAAAACCAGAGGCAGACCTGGGACATGCTGGAGGGATTGGCCTGGGATGAGTTAGCGGAAGTCGCTAGGCATAGGGACGTCTAGGCTGTTCTGCTTGCCCTGCTGCCACTGCGACCCTGATTCAGACTAAGcagttagaaaatggatggacgGATAGATGGATTatgttggagtacagagccaaaacaacaaaaaaattgtatcGCTGTCCTAATACTTACAGAACACACTACCCACACACGTAGACATATCGGTGAATCGGGGGAGGCGCCTGTTCTCCTGTTTTGCCTATAGTTCCCAGGATGCCGAGCAGCTCTGAGACGCAGGAGCATGAGAGGATGCAGGTGGAAATGGACAAGCTGGCCCttcagaagcagcagctgagagacaggcaggccATGCTGAGCATGCTGGAGGAGTTCGGGAAGCAGAGCGGCCACATGCAGCAGCACATGCTGGAGTCCGGTATGCACCGTACCCAGTCACTGTCGCACCCGAGTCACTTACCCACTCACACCACACCTAGGCCTGCTACATTAACTTCAGCTTCACTCTTTCTTGTTAAAATATCTTTTCTCTCCAAGAGTAATGCGCTATTAATCTGTtttacaaatgcacaaaaacctCACTGGTGTGGTGTGTTATACTATAGTGTGTTACTCTACAGTTTGATACAGTATAGTGGGGTTTGTTGTAATGTGGTATTGGAGGTGATCCTTAACACTGGTCTCGGTGAGCCACAGATTctggtttttttggttttgccatAAAATCAGCAATCGATTCATATCCAAGAAACCAGGACCAGAATTGAGGACCACAGTGGTATAGTGTGAGAAGGTATGTGTTGGTGTGGCATGGTATGGTGTCATGTAGAGCGGTGGGGTATTGTGGAGTattgtgtggaaaaaatgtgGTGTGGTGTAGTGTGCTGTGGCACAGTGTAGTGTGGTGTAGTGTGCTGTGGCACTGTGTagtgtggtgtagtgtagtgtagcatGGTGAGGTTGTCTGGTCATGTGCTGGTTTATACTGCGCCCATTACCCGCAGAGGAAGCTAAGAGGTCTCTGGAGATTAAAGCAAtcaagaagcagctggcgataCTCAATGCGAAGGAGGTGGCATTACAGGAGCAGATGGACAAGATCCTTCACCTCAAGAGCCAACCAGGTAAtatcccgccccgcccccatttgtgtattttttttttttcactctctatttcctggttttgttctaaacattttttgttcCCAAATCAAATAATGAAtcctaaaaaggaaaaatcccaaattaattgttttgtcACACCATGTGAAGAAGTGCAAATTTGGTCATTTGTAAGTTgctttaataatatttttgtgttccTCCTTGTTAATTTTTCTGATTAataattgcttttcatttattgttcagtccttgttttctgttgctttgtcccatgttttatatatatatatatttttctcttccctgatgtttattcattttttttattcttcatttttcattcttccttgtttgtcatttgtctttctttttttttcaagtatCAAATCCCAAGAATTGAATCCTGATTGAAATCCAGAAAAATTAATCCCAAGAATCTCCCACTTCAAGTTCCGAATCTAAAATCTAATTGAGTCCCTTGGGTCATAAGTAAAATACCACTatatccaaataaaaaaaatgctttaattcctccttgtttattttttttctttgttcttttacattccttgtttttatttctcattcctTATTGTTctttactgtgacatcactgacaaTTGTTGCTCATAAGGGCATGTGATCACTTGCATAAAAGACAGAAATCACAATGCCTGCAATGCCTGGTCACCTTTAAGACGTATTGATCGGACATTTAGTTTGGTGCGGCCATACCCCAAAATTGTTGCcattctctctgcctctctgccctgTAGATGTCCTGGATACTGCCAGCATCATCTCTCAGGGTGGTGTGTTCGTCCTCCCCCCCATTACCAAGCCTGGTGTAGTACCTCCACCGTCCAAGCCAGGTGAGTCAGTGCCCCCGGTAGCTCAAACCCAGGTCCACGGGAATGCTGAAGCATTTAAACACCACTGCATCCCCAtcaacacacacatcacactctgCACACACTAATTGGCAACTGCAGTAGGGTGgaataatggttaaggaactgggcttgcaacacacagagaggcaacgctgttgtactcttgacttgaaagtacttaacctgcctCTGAATTGTGTGTAAAATCACTCTGGATTAATCTgctaaatgtatgtaaatgagAACTGACTAATCTTctgcagcttttaaaaaaaagatctttccCACACTGTGAGGATGTATCACAGAGATAGGTCAGTTAGGTTTCCTGCAGTCCACTGCTGTGTTTTGGGTGACTTCCTGCTGAGGCTTGTTGGCGTAGCTCCACAGGTGATCCTGGATGCTCAGGACCTGCCCACCACCCCGTCGCTCATGAAGTGCCCGGCCTGCCGTGAGTTAATCATCACGGAAACGGTTTTCAGGGTGGGGGGCACCACCTGGCTGGTGTGCGTCATGTGCTCCATGCTTGGGTATGTCACCAGTAAGCTGCCGGACTTGCAGATCTCTGCAGCtgtctttgctttgtttgtgtcatttttatttttatataataggCCCACAGCTTACAGTCTAAGAGAACATGGGTACTGTAAATAGGTTTTTGTTCTGTGGAATGTGAACTCCTGATCCGGACAAAACCTGCAATTCCCCGGAGGTGATTCATGTACAAACTGCATTCAGTGTCAactgtgtataatttatttacatgaGAATAGAACTTGAATGCATGGACATAAAAGACGACACCCTCTTCCCAAAAACTAAGCAAACAAACGGTCTCCTCCTGtgcacaccaacacactcacccCATCTTGAAGAACGCTCAGTTTGTATTATTAATCAGTATCATATTTGGATTTTATAATGCATCCTCTGATGTACAGTTTGCTAATAACGTGTCTGTTATATATGTTGTGTCGTAATGTTTGTTGAATTGGTAATGGAGTTGAATGTACGCGGTACTCTTTATTGTGGCAGGAAAGcaaatttcatgttttcaaCATGATTAATGAAATTAACACGGCAGGCTATGAATGAACCTTCCTTGTCTTTGGGTCCCTCTCTGTGAAAACAGAGAGGTATTATGACTGTGGTtattataatgatgatgattatgacaGGTGTGTTATGATCATGACATCTCGTCCTCCGTAGCGGTGTGTTATGATTAGTGTTATTGTGATGCTGATGATCATGATCTCCTCCTCATCCATACAGGTGTGTGGGCGGCTGTTGCCTCATCCCTTTCTGCGCAAAATGCTTCAAAGACGTGGAGCACAAGTGCCCCAAATGCCGGACCAGGATCCACACCGTCAGCAAGCTGTGAGCTGGCTCGCAGACTAACCCCCCCTccaggggcattgtgggaaatctGTCTCTGACAGAAGGGGTTTCTGCCGATGGCGCGGAACAGAAAACGGccggaagagacagagaggaataggatgaggaagaggaggatggcGATCCAGCGGCGTGTGTCCCCTGAACTGTGGGAGGGTTACTGATGCCCATTTACCGATGTCGATTCTGAACCGCGGCCTTCCTCTGGCCTATTTATTTCACAGCTGGGGTGTGCCAAACTCTTACACAGCTGAGCACAGCTTTTGCACAGCTGCACGTGTGCTCAGGTGTGCCAGTTAAAGAGCAGTCAGGAagttaaaacagaaaacctgTGAAACGCTGACTGCAAAAATATGGCACTGTGACACCTTTCAGCCAGTCTTTAGGTGGCTTTATTCTCTCTCACATATATGGATTACATGGCACATTTAGCAACTGTGGCTAGCCCTTCTCACAtttacctgtacctgtaccctGCTAGCCTAGTACAAGTGTTTACTTGTGTGTTTTGAAGTAatcttctggtttttttttaaacacagatcCCAAGATAGACAGGGTAGAcaactgtgtttttctttttatttcatctgTCATTTATTACAAATGGCAAGTTCAGTGTACATTCTAGGATATAGTTGTTATCTGGGTAAAAGGGCCAGTTgatacataaaaacatacataacAGCTTCACAAATGCTATAAACATTAGCATGTACCCAAACAGAAACGGAGAGAAGGTGTTGTGTGCACAAGTCGGAtggtttaaatttaaaatggatgtccatgcattgctttttaaatgtgtatttccaATATCCAGTCGGACTTCATTTGTTAATCTGTTCACTGGCAAGCCAGAGCGCGTGGTTGTAGAACAGTCgtaattttgcattttacagtaaCTGGAATCACGGATGCAAAATACGCAGTTGTAAAACAGGCTTTTCTgacatgttgttttgtttgtgtaaacagaccataaatgtgtacaaataAAACTTTGTGAATATAAGACAATCTCAACTCACGTTGAATCTCACCAGGTGTAACAGGAATATTGTTGGGGCTTTTGgaatcattaattaaaaactgaTACAAACTGAAACCAGTCAGCttgcacacacagtcaggaAGTAACAGTGTGAAATTGTTGTTGTGCTCGTAGCCACACTGTTGTCTGTTCTGGACTGTGGGCAGGGACACTGAGGAGAACACACTCATCCAGGGCGTGTGTCAGGGattacaggcacacacaaacagtactgCACACAGTCCATTTCACTGACATAAAAAGGTCAATGTATATTCCAAACTGTCTGACTTATTAGGCAACGTGCAAAAAGAGCACATAAATGCccaccatttatttttaaaaagcactatttattatgagaggcatcaattgtaaagcgctttggataaaagcgctatataaatgcagtccatttaccatttattattaataagcaTTATGCAAGTTTGGACCGTAAACATGCCcacaatgtgcaaaaatgtattacaaaccATCAATGAACTAAATGCCATTTTCATTGGCAAGGGTACAGAACATTAAGAAAGTCATCCGCTTATCCGTTCCCAGCACTTCCATGAGTACAAATTTCCGCAGATGTCACAAGATATGCAATGTAATATTCCTGCAccctttcgttttttttccatttacagtCAAATCAGTCATTCAAAGCCATTTCAATGTTAGACAATAATATGCAGGAAgcatatttaacagaaaattacagaaCAGCCTCCACCACtacatgtatttttgtgtacCCTGCTACCACTTCAAGTCTCCATCCTTCCAAACAAGTtacagctgtgtcctcccaaCAAAAATTGTTCCCAAAAGAGTCAGTGACGTTGTGTTAGAAccctttgccttcaaaagttACTAACGTTCAAACAAACAACTACCCAAACACATCTTACCTGCCTTGCATATTTCTTTGTCACGTGAACATGGTGGAGGATCAGTGCAAGTTTGGGGTTGTGTAACAACATCTGGAGTTGGTGATTTGGTTTTGATCGAAGGCGTCATGAACACTGGTA
This window encodes:
- the snrnp25 gene encoding U11/U12 small nuclear ribonucleoprotein 25 kDa protein isoform X2, whose protein sequence is MTEVEQTEFPNSNAGLSVKEVVQESEDDEKIRVDDKELVDEEEEEEEEDEEALPHSEFLDIFEEGLARIVQDPLLCDLPIQVTLEEVNSQVALEYGQAMTVRVCKADGEVMPIVVVQNATVLDLKKAICRFMELKQQREGGVKHISWRYVWRTFHLVFAGEKLEDDKMKLKDYGIRNRDEVTFMKKLRKK
- the LOC118217219 gene encoding lipopolysaccharide-induced tumor necrosis factor-alpha factor homolog, whose translation is MPSSSETQEHERMQVEMDKLALQKQQLRDRQAMLSMLEEFGKQSGHMQQHMLESEEAKRSLEIKAIKKQLAILNAKEVALQEQMDKILHLKSQPDVLDTASIISQGGVFVLPPITKPGVVPPPSKPAPQVILDAQDLPTTPSLMKCPACRELIITETVFRVGGTTWLVCVMCSMLGCVGGCCLIPFCAKCFKDVEHKCPKCRTRIHTVSKL
- the snrnp25 gene encoding U11/U12 small nuclear ribonucleoprotein 25 kDa protein isoform X1 — its product is MLSEKQNNVQMTEVEQTEFPNSNAGLSVKEVVQESEDDEKIRVDDKELVDEEEEEEEEDEEALPHSEFLDIFEEGLARIVQDPLLCDLPIQVTLEEVNSQVALEYGQAMTVRVCKADGEVMPIVVVQNATVLDLKKAICRFMELKQQREGGVKHISWRYVWRTFHLVFAGEKLEDDKMKLKDYGIRNRDEVTFMKKLRKK